A window of the Equus asinus isolate D_3611 breed Donkey chromosome 20, EquAss-T2T_v2, whole genome shotgun sequence genome harbors these coding sequences:
- the C2CD4C gene encoding C2 calcium-dependent domain-containing protein 4C, with product MSDCAAPPCGRGPGLGAQTLSVRGTRPAPATTRADPSWPPACAPMKKTNMWFLERLRGSGEDGPAGAEGGDRASRGPLYSNVLTPDKIPDFFIPPKLPAGPAEPEAQAEPGPAAAEQSPAAPAPRRAPRSPRLPARLAAESRSLLKAATRHVIQVESAEDWPAEEAATNADPQAQGAMSLPSVPKAQTSYGFATLAESPHTRRKESLFHSEHGALAQVGSPGAARRRGGAKADGGDGGAREAGGALMSPSRCLSGGESDTGSSAESSPFGSPLLSRSVSLLKGFAQDSQAKVSQLTHSVGRHGSLSADDSTPDTSPGARRRPTRRAAAEPGPEPSPAPRAEHTVRMGLRGSVRLLAEYEAAQARLRVRLLAAEGLYDGLGDARGIHCCVGLCLVPGKLQRQRSTIVKNSRHPVFNEDFFFDGLGPASVRKLALRIKVVNKGSSLKRDTLLGEKELPLTALLPFL from the exons ATGAGCGACTGCGCGGCGCCGCCGTGTGGACGCGGCCCCGGCCTCGGCGCCCAGACCCTGAGTGTCCGCGGGACGCGCCCAGCTCCGGCCACCACCCGGGCAG ACCCCTCCTGGCCTCCCGCCTGTGCCCCgatgaagaaaaccaacatgtGGTTCTTGGAGCGGCTCCGGGGATCCGGGGAAGACGGCCCGGCGGGGGCCGAGGGGGGCGACAGGGCCTCCCGGGGACCCCTGTACAGCAACGTGCTCACGCCCGACAAGATCCCCGACTTCTTCATCCCCCCGAAGCTGCCCGCCGGCCCCGCGGAGCCCGAGGCGCAGGCTGAGCCGGGCCCGGCGGCCGCGGAGCAGAGTCCGgccgcgcccgcgccccgccgcgcccccCGGAGCCCGCGGCTGCCCGCGCGCCTGGCGGCCGAGAGCCGGAGCCTGCTCAAGGCGGCCACGCGGCACGTGATCCAGGTCGAGAGCGCCGAGGACTGGCCGGCGGAGGAGGCCGCCACCAACGCCGACCCCCAGGCCCAGGGCGCCATGTCCCTGCCCTCGGTGCCCAAGGCGCAGACGTCCTACGGCTTCGCCACGCTGGCCGAGAGCCCCCACACGCGGCGCAAGGAGTCTCTGTTCCACAGCGAGCACGGGGCGCTGGCCCAGGTGGGCTCCCCGGGCGCCGCGCGCCGTCGGGGGGGCGCCAAGGCCGACGGGGGCGACGGGGGCGCTCGGGAGGCCGGGGGGGCCCTCATGAGCCCCAGCCGCTGCCTCAGCGGCGGGGAGAGCGACACGGGGTCCTCGGCAGAGTCCTCCCCCTTCGGGTCGCCCCTGCTCTCGCGCTCCGTGTCGCTGCTCAAGGGTTTCGCCCAGGACAGCCAGGCCAAGGTGAGCCAGCTCACGCACTCGGTGGGCCGCCACGGCTCCCTGTCGGCCGACGACAGCACGCCGGACaccagccccggggcccggcgTCGGCCGACCCGCAGGGCCGCCGCGGAGCCCGGCCCCGAGCCCAGCCCGGCGCCGCGCGCGGAGCACACGGTGAGGATGGGGCTGCGGGGCAGCGTGCGGCTGCTGGCGGAGTACGAGGCGGCCCAGGCCCGGCTGCGGGTGCGGCTGCTGGCGGCCGAGGGCCTCTACGACGGGCTGGGCGACGCGCGCGGCATCCACTGCTGCGTGGGCCTGTGCCTGGTGCCCGGGAAGCTGCAGCGGCAGCGCAGCACCATCGTCAAGAACAGCCGGCACCCCGTCTTCAACGAGGACTTCTTCTTTGACGGCCTGGGGCCCGCCAGCGTGCGCAAGCTGGCCCTGAGGATCAAGGTGGTCAACAAGGGCAGCAGCCTCAAGCGAGACACCCTGCTGGGGGAGAAGGAGCTGCCTCTGACGGCGCTGCTCCCCTTCTTGTGA